CGGTGTAATACCACACAGGCTCTTTGATCTCGGTGGGGATTCACCGCCATGCAGCCATGGGGCTAGGCTAGCTGCGGAGTTGTAATACTCCGGCGGATGGGAGGTCCGTgcaaataccccccccccccccctcccctaaTGTAGCAACAAGTTGATGAGAAAATTAAGACAGAATGTAGATTTATATCAGAGGCTCTATAGTTGACCTTAAAATGATTTAGAAGCCGCAACATTAGTAAATATGGGCTGACTTACGGAACCCGAATACAACCCATATTTTTAAGATACGGTGCTTAGTTTGTAGCAAATCTTTGTGAAATTTGTAGTCGAATTGTTATTGGGTTTGATCTTATAAACGGTAGTTTAGCTTCTTCAAACTTATTGTCGACCAAGATGCGGTTGGAGATAAAAAGTAGAGATGCGAGATATACTATCTTAACATGAGCAAAAACCAGAGATTCTTGTTTAGTTGCATAGTGTAATGTGTGTGATCTGAATTGTTAAGTTTGATGTGTTAGATTATACTAGATAGGATGTATTTATGCTTGGAATGTTAATCTTTTTTGCACCAATGACACGCGGTATGTAATTTCTTGCTAGTGTTCAACGTTTGTACTAATCTTAAAAAGAGTTGGAATCGTATACTTCTTAAGAGAAGATGAAGGTGGTGGGGTTAGTTAGTGGTGGCAAAGACAGCTGCTTTGCCATGATGAAGTGTCTCGAATATGGCCATGAGGTAAGattgattcatcagcactctgtTTCTACATGGATGGTGTAATTGCTGATATCTTTGTTGTTAACTTGTTATGTGTATATACGGAATATTTATACTTAAATATGTGATGTTTGTATTGTAGGTTGTTGCATTGGCGAACTTGTTGCCTGCCAATGATTCTGTGGATGAGCTCGATAGTTACATGTATCAAACTGTAAGCCTTTCTTCAATCAAATAACGAGCAAAGTTTATGATAATTAAACTTTTAAAGGAATTGAATCTCTGTTGGTATTGTAAAGAATTTACATCACATCTTATTAGTTAGTATTATGTGCTatactaaaatatttttgtttttgaattgCGTAATATCCCAGGTTGGTCATCAGATTGTTGTCAGTTATGCAAATTGCATGGGGTTGCCTTTGTTTAGACGAAAGATACAAGGATCCACCAGGCAAGTTACTTAATATAAATTCATTTTAAAAGAGTTTTTTTTCTGgattttcttttttatttcaaGAAAACTATATATGCTTTTGAAGCATTACATGGGCATGGCATcgtttatatatgtgtgtgttgttTACATGTTCATGGTGTACTTCTAACAGTTGAAGTGTTGAACTAATTTGATGCTTGATATACTCATCGGTTTACATATGAGTGCTTCTTTTCATGGTCTTAACTCTTAAAGGTATTTTTTTCTGCTCACTTATAAAGTTTTTAATCTTTTAGGCGACATGATTTAAGCTACAACAAGACCACAGGTGATGAAGTAGAAGACATGTATATTTTGTTAAAAGAAGTAAAAAAGCAGATACCGTCTATCACAGCAGTCTCATCTGGTGCAATTGCTTCTGATTATCAAAGATTACGCGTAGAAAATGTTTGTTCAAGACTTGGTCTCGTTTCTCTAGCATATTTATGGAAGCTGGACCAATCTATGCTCCTACAACAAATGGTACATTAACGTTCTTATTACATATGATAATTTTACAGAAGTCTCTTAAATCGCTCATCACCTCTCCTAAACTTTTcctatgtttttctttttgtggGCTTAACCAGATTGATACCGGGATTGTTGCCATCACAGTAAAGGTATAATGATGTGATTCTTCACGTTGAATTTACTTTCCTGTTAATTGTAATCTATGTAAGTATGCAACTATCTTTCTTTCTTTAAGGTCGTTAACTTGATCCCAGTTATAAATTTTTAGGTGGCAGCTATCGGTTTAGATCCTTCAAAGCACTTGGGAAAAGAAATGTCGCATCTATGGCCACACCTTCTTAAGTTAAACGAGTATGTTATTAGTTATATCTATAATACTCCCGTAAATGGAGTCTTATATAGTTATATCtccctagggctgtaaacgaaccgaacgaacacgaacaaggccatgttcgtgttcgttcgttaagaaaattatcatgtttgtgaactgttcacgaacgcataccaaacataagtttatgtccgtgttcgttcgttaaggaaattcagttgttcacgaacagttcgtgaacactggtctcgaacacaaactaacgcaagcaaataaaaacaaacgcaaacgaacatttaacttgaaaataaaaaaataacaacattgttatccttaaacattgtataactagttaaatacaaccatcaaatgataaatcaaaacacaagaagtctactagaccaccaaacgatgaatcaagtttaactaatttagacataattattcccaaaaatgtcttagaatgtccaaattttagctaacttagaaaaaaatagggtttcaagttttcaatatgtttagataaaatgtttattatttattattcttttgatatactcaaacggacacgaacgaacgtaaacgaacatattaccgaatgttcacgaacgTAGTCGAACGAACAAGActtgtgttcatgttcgtttgctAAGCTAACCGAatgaaattttttgttcgtgttcgttcgttaagctaatcgaacggacataaacaaacttcccgccgaacggttcacgaacagttcgctgaatgttcggttcgtttacagccctatatcTCCCTATTTACCAGCTtttaaaattgtaattttttttgGCAGATTATATGGAAGTAATATATGCGGTGAAGGTGGAGAATACGAAACATTAACACTTGATTGTCCCCTCTTCAAAGTAGGTATTTGTTTGGTGTCCATGAAAGTCTTGCATCACTAATAATGctgttttttaatatttatttaccGTTCTGTTCATGTTTGTGTTTTGACGTTTGATTTATTCCAGTATGCACGAATTGTTCTAGATGAATTTCAACTTGTACTTCATGATTCAAATTCCATAGCGCCTGTTGGAATCCTTCACCCTTTGGCGTTCCATTGTGAAGATAAATTACCATCTGCGTCTGTGAGTGACGTTAACCGAACTAATGGTTTCTGTCCGGAGAATACGGGATCTGTAATTGACGTACAAACCGAATCTTTAGAAATAGCCGAAGAGAAATCCCATACACCTGATGTTGCGTTAGATTTGGCCCAACTTGAAAACCATAAACTTCATATTTCGAAAACTACAAAGGAAAACACTTTCTCCATATCTTGCTGGCTGCAGGACTCCACTAAAGTTTCAGTAAGTGATGATTTGAAGATCATTTTGACGAAAATAGAATCCGAACTTAACGAAGCCGGTTTTTCATGGGAGAATGTAGTTTACATTCATTTGTACATCTCAGACATGAATATGTTTTCTATCGCAAACGAAACTTACGTGAATTTCATAACGCAAGAGAAATGCCATTTTGGCGTTCCATCCCGCAGTACAATCGAGGTTCCTCTGTTACAAGTCGGTCTCGGGAATGCTTATGTGGAAGTTTTGGTAGCAAACGATCAAAGTAAAAAAGTACTTCACGTGCAGAGCATCTCTTCATGGGCCCCTAGTTGTATCGGCCCATATAGCCAGGTAAAATGTCTACAATACCCTTCAATGGTCACAAAATAAATCTTAACATTCTGTTATTTTTTAGGCAACTTTGCATAAGGAGACACTTCACATGGCGGGCCAATTGGGCCTTGACCCGCCAACCATGTCGTTATGTGATGGGG
Above is a window of Helianthus annuus cultivar XRQ/B chromosome 14, HanXRQr2.0-SUNRISE, whole genome shotgun sequence DNA encoding:
- the LOC110904437 gene encoding diphthine--ammonia ligase → MKVVGLVSGGKDSCFAMMKCLEYGHEVVALANLLPANDSVDELDSYMYQTVGHQIVVSYANCMGLPLFRRKIQGSTRRHDLSYNKTTGDEVEDMYILLKEVKKQIPSITAVSSGAIASDYQRLRVENVCSRLGLVSLAYLWKLDQSMLLQQMIDTGIVAITVKVAAIGLDPSKHLGKEMSHLWPHLLKLNELYGSNICGEGGEYETLTLDCPLFKYARIVLDEFQLVLHDSNSIAPVGILHPLAFHCEDKLPSASVSDVNRTNGFCPENTGSVIDVQTESLEIAEEKSHTPDVALDLAQLENHKLHISKTTKENTFSISCWLQDSTKVSVSDDLKIILTKIESELNEAGFSWENVVYIHLYISDMNMFSIANETYVNFITQEKCHFGVPSRSTIEVPLLQVGLGNAYVEVLVANDQSKKVLHVQSISSWAPSCIGPYSQATLHKETLHMAGQLGLDPPTMSLCDGGPVSELEQALINSEAIAKSFNCSISTSAILFVIYCSKSTSPLDIISMQEKHNEILNQIKPLNLKYNHLSGVLNPVFLYVLVPDLPKRAFVEVKPVLFVEDDTNTEEVVNDHDMSDQKHEVNPFDSCFQPEKWHDECLQKCVVHGRICAAVLSITTEIADKICSSVGDNLIVTAEKKLEQIAKFCLYRLDKVLSQNYFSWDDVMNLRIYFPASSNISHETLSLIIRSKFDEFSEKTKKVKTCEEPVFNVVPVISAGSSATSMDDIITCELFARKS